TGCCTCTTGATGGCTATTCGGGGGCGAGGCGTGGTAGACCAGGGGTGGGCAGGGCGGGGCAGAGTACGGTTGCTTACGCTCTAGCGGCGTTAGCTTACGGATTGAGCCCCCTGTGCGTCCCACAGCCGAGGCTATCTAGCCCTCCGCAATCCGTCTTACGAATTGGTGAGCACGCATCACCCACTATGGGAAATACTTCCCGGTCATCTCTGTCACATCGATTCGTATTACTGCTGTACCTCTAGCCATGCTGTCCGAGAGGCTATTTCCCGCCAGGTGGGGTGTGTATTTCTCCACGATTCTTCTCAGTGTAGTGCTTCGTTCCACGATATCATCCAAGAGCCTGGCAGTGCCAGAGATGATCACGCTCTTGTATTCTGTATTCGTATCACATGGTTTTCCATTCGGATCCAGCAACAGCGTCTCCATCTCATAGACAGAAAAGCCGACTCTAGGATTGCGGGCGATGTTTTCAAGCTTCTTGCCTTTCGGCAGACCGTGGAAGTAGACCGCCCCATCGAAATGGACGAAATGGACTGGCGTGACGTACGGTGTGCCATCGGGACTCAGTGTCGCCAAACTGCCAGTCTGTGCTCGTTGAAGCAACTGCTCCATCTCTTGTTTGGTCAATGCGTGTGTCTTCATACGATGTTGCATAATACGGCCCCCTTATCGTAGAGCGAGGAATTCGCATCAGGCAAGCCCTAATTCCACACTGCGGCAGCAACTCCCTTTCGCAGCAACGGTAGACCTTGGTCTCCGGATGCGTCGGTTTTCGGAAGCGCAAGAGGCCGCCTCCTCCTAGCCTGGGTGATGGCATCCACGCGGCGCGCCGGGTCGTTCGGTACTGATGTCGAGAGTAGTACTGGAGGATTGCGCAATCCTGGAGCCGAACGTCTCGATAAGGGTGAGACAGTCTGTAGCCCCCCGGCGTGGCCCCATGGAGGCGCCAATATGACTGAACTGAACAACCTTCCTGTAAGCCGGCTTCCAGAGGTTCCGAGGGAAGACACCCTGATGGAAGGCTACTTTGGCCTGATCGGGAACGCCGCAACCTACTGCGCAAGGCTTCATGAAGCAGGAGTAAGGCACTCCACAGATGTATTCGAAGCGGCGGCGGAGACGGGAATCCCGCTGGAGGAACTGGGCAGGCTTGTAACTGACGCTGACCTCATGAGAAAGCCCGGGATAACGACTACGGAAGCAAGGCTATTCACTGCCTTTGGGATCAGGTCACTTGAGCGCCTGGGAGGTCAGATGCCTCGAACGAAAGTCAGGTCGTGCACCGCTGACACGCCAGTCCGTGAGGCGCACTTGAACTGATAGAGGGGGAGACATACACATGGCTGATCCTGATGTGCACTTCAAGCGAATAACCGCTGCTACAGTGCTGGATGTATGCAAGCTCAGTGACACTCTCTCTGATGAGCAACGCGAGATGGTTGCAGACAACGCGGTCTCGCTTGCTCAAGCCGCTTATTCAGACGGAGCGTGGGTGAGAGCAATCTACGCTGACAGCGATCTCGTTGGCTTCATAATGCTGCAT
This is a stretch of genomic DNA from Clostridia bacterium. It encodes these proteins:
- a CDS encoding pyridoxamine 5'-phosphate oxidase family protein, which produces MQHRMKTHALTKQEMEQLLQRAQTGSLATLSPDGTPYVTPVHFVHFDGAVYFHGLPKGKKLENIARNPRVGFSVYEMETLLLDPNGKPCDTNTEYKSVIISGTARLLDDIVERSTTLRRIVEKYTPHLAGNSLSDSMARGTAVIRIDVTEMTGKYFP
- a CDS encoding DUF4332 domain-containing protein, which translates into the protein MTELNNLPVSRLPEVPREDTLMEGYFGLIGNAATYCARLHEAGVRHSTDVFEAAAETGIPLEELGRLVTDADLMRKPGITTTEARLFTAFGIRSLERLGGQMPRTKVRSCTADTPVREAHLN